The Ahaetulla prasina isolate Xishuangbanna chromosome 4, ASM2864084v1, whole genome shotgun sequence genome has a window encoding:
- the LRRC3B gene encoding leucine-rich repeat-containing protein 3B, with protein MHLVDLWLTRSLSMCLLLQSFVLMILCFHSASMCPKGCLCSHSGGLNVSCSNANLKEIPRDLPPETVLLYLDSNQITSIPNEIFKDLHQLKVLNLSKNIIEFIDEHSFKGVAETLQMLDLSDNRIKSVHKNAFNNLKARARIANNPWHCDCTLQQVLRSMASNHETANSVICKTSDLDEHAGRPFLNAADADLCNIPKKTTDYAMLVTMFGWFTMVISYVVYYVRQNQEDARRHLEYLKSLPSRQKKPDEADDISTVV; from the coding sequence ATGCATTTGGTAGACCTGTGGTTAACTCGCTCCCTCTCCATGTGTCTGCTTCTACAAAGCTTTGTCCTCATGATACTATGCTTTCATTCTGCCAGTATGTGCCCCAAAGGTTGCCTTTGCTCTCATTCTGGAGGTTTGAATGTCAGCTGCAGCAATGCGAACCTGAAAGAAATACCCAGAGATCTTCCTCCTGAAACTGTCCTTCTCTATTTAGACTCCAATCAGATTACATCCATCCCAAATGAGATTTTCAAGGACTTGCACCAATtgaaagtcctcaacttatccAAAAACATCATTGAATTCATAGATGAGCATTCCTTCAAAGGGGTAGCAGAAACCTTGCAAATGCTAGACTTGTCAGACAACCGGATTAAAAGCGtgcacaaaaatgcttttaacaactTGAAGGCTAGGGCTCGAATTGCAAACAATCCTTGGCACTGTGATTGCACCCTTCAGCAAGTCTTGAGAAGCATGGCTTCCAACCATGAAACAGCCAACAGTGTCATCTGtaagacctctgatttagatgAACATGCTGGGAGGCCATTTCTCAATGCAGCTGATGCTGACCTATGTAATATTCCTAAAAAGACAACAGATTATGCCATGCTAGTCACCATGTTTGGCTGGTTCACCATGGTGATATCCTATGTAGTTTACTATGTGCGGCAAAATCAAGAGGATGCACGCCGGCACCTGGAGTACTTGAAATCTCTGCCAAGCAGGCAGAAAAAACCAGATGAAGCAGACGACATTAGCACTGTTGTATAA